The following proteins come from a genomic window of Aquimarina sp. MAR_2010_214:
- a CDS encoding 3-oxoacyl-ACP synthase: protein MESGFYIKSFCHIKDNKVSLNGSVIYDDKDTLEFLEFIKAAYRSFDIKYPKFFKMDGLSKLAFLASDLILQKEKLNIEDENNIAIVFSNKSSSLDTDEKHQESIQNEDNYYPSPAVFVYTLPNICIGEISIKYKLHSENSFFIFDSFNAEYLSDYTNSLLSANKANEALCGWVEFDGVAYDAFLYLVSKEGTTTHTKQNIVNLYNT, encoded by the coding sequence ATGGAGTCTGGATTTTATATAAAATCATTCTGTCACATAAAAGATAATAAAGTCTCTTTAAACGGATCTGTTATATATGATGATAAAGACACTTTAGAGTTTTTAGAATTTATAAAAGCTGCCTATAGAAGTTTTGATATTAAATATCCTAAATTCTTTAAAATGGATGGGCTAAGTAAACTTGCATTTTTGGCATCAGATCTTATCCTACAAAAAGAAAAATTAAATATAGAAGACGAAAACAACATTGCTATTGTGTTTTCAAATAAATCATCCAGTTTAGATACCGATGAAAAACATCAGGAATCTATTCAAAATGAAGATAATTACTATCCAAGTCCTGCTGTTTTTGTTTATACATTACCCAATATTTGTATTGGTGAGATTAGTATAAAATATAAACTTCATTCTGAAAATAGTTTTTTTATCTTTGACAGCTTTAATGCCGAGTATTTATCAGACTATACAAATAGTCTATTATCAGCAAATAAAGCTAATGAAGCACTTTGTGGATGGGTAGAATTTGATGGGGTAGCATATGACGCATTTTTATACTTGGTTTCTAAAGAAGGAACCACAACGCATACTAAACAAAATATAGTAAATTTATATAATACATAA
- a CDS encoding phosphopantetheine-binding protein, translating to MEVLKQELKENIIEQLNLEDIAVEDIADDDILFGDGLGLDSIDALELIVMLDKNYGIKLTDPKEGREIFASIEVMAKYISEHRTK from the coding sequence ATGGAGGTTTTAAAACAAGAACTAAAGGAAAACATTATTGAGCAATTAAATCTTGAAGATATTGCTGTTGAAGATATTGCTGATGACGATATTCTTTTTGGTGATGGTTTAGGCTTAGACTCAATTGATGCATTAGAGTTAATTGTAATGCTAGATAAAAACTACGGCATTAAATTAACTGATCCTAAAGAAGGACGCGAGATTTTTGCATCTATAGAAGTAATGGCAAAATACATTTCTGAACATAGAACAAAATAA